The genomic region GGTCCGGTTTCTTCTCCCCGGCCCAGCCGGAGCCGTGGCAGGGCCGGATCGACAGCGGACCGAACTGGTCGAACGCGAAGCACCGGTCCAGGAAACGGCTGGTCACGTGCTCGATGCGGTCGAGTTTGGCGTCCTTGTCGGGATCCCTGGACTCCTTCCAGGTGCGGGTCCGCTGAAACGAGATCCCGTGCTCGCGCAGGATCTGCCGCAGTCGTTCCCGGCCGACCTTCACCGTCCGGACCCGGTTGCGGGCCAGGTACTCGGTGAGCTTGCGAAGGCTCCAGTGCGTGAACGGGCGTCCCAGCGTGACTGGGCGGGTCCTGGCCGTCGCGATGATGAACTCGCGTTCGTCATCGCTGATCAGGCGGGGACGGCCTCCCGCCCACCGAGGGTCCAGCGCGGCCAGGCCCTTCTCGTTGAACGCATGGATCACGTCCCGGACGGTGTCCTCGTGCGCGGCGGCCAGCCGTGCGATCGCCGCCACGGGAGTGCCCGACGCCGACGCCATGATGATCAGTGCCCGACGGACCCGTACGGACTCATGGCGGCCCCGCCGGACGATCTGCTGCAGTCTCTGGCCCTCTTGATCAGTCAACCGCCGTGCTCTGACCGGCTCTGCCATGCATGACCTCACTCCCCACGACAACCACGTCGCTATCGAGAGTGAGACTGACAGACCCAGGCACCCCGGACATCGACCGGCGTATCACCAGACCCGGCGAACGTTCGTGGCCAACGCACTAGAGTAGCTGCGGTTGCCACGCTGACCTGCGGCGGAGCGGTGTTGGCGCACGATGGACGGTCTCCTGGTTCCCCGGTGTTCCCCATACGATTTGGCACATGTCTGGTACAAGAGTCCATGGCGTTCGCCCCGGCCCTCGTTGCGAGCTGATCACCTGCCTGAACCGGCTGGCCATGAAGCTTGCGATGCCGCTTCCTGATAGCTGGGTCCCACGCCCACCCGCAAGGAGGCGACCTCTGCATGTTCGGGTGACATGAGCACTGGCCAGTGGCAACATCTTAAGTGTGCCGGTGCCAACCTGGGAGACTGAGTGATTCCGCATACTCGCATGACGCGTTCCCGGCTTTATGTTCTGGTGGACTCAGTTGAATCCGATATGCGGAATTTTCTAGTCCGCTATGTCCTTGATCATATGGACGAAGAGTCTGCGCTGGGTCCCAATTATGCGAAGGCTGACTTGCGTCGTGAAGCTGATGGGCTGGGCGAGTCTGTGAGCGCAGTTCAATATCTGGACATGCGTGAAGCTTATGATGTACTGAACAGGCACCGAGAGGTTCTTCCAGCGGATCTTGGTCGAGAACTGCGAGAAAATACACCATCCATGGATTCGCTCGTTCCCATCAGGAACCGAGTAATGCATGGCCGGCCCCTGCAGGCTGGTGATCCTGAGACCGCAGTGAGTGTTTGCAGAAACTTTCAGACACGATACTGGAACACACTCAAAGGTATCGTGGATCACCTAGACGCAGATCCAACCTGGTAGCCAGCCTTTGAGAATCAAGGGCGACGTTCAGATAGGATTCTTCACAACCTACCGCTTTCTGAGTATGACGAGACTGGATTGATCGGTCGGGCCGAAGATTGCAAGAAGATCGTTTCTCACCTCATCAAGCGGAGGGAATCGATGCTGACGATCACCGGTGAGGGGGGTATCGGAAAGACAGCTACTGCCCTGGAAGTTGCTTACTCACTTGTCGACGACGTCGATTCGCCCTATGAATGCATACTTTGGGTATCACTCAAGACGGAACGGCTCACTGCTTCTGGTGTAGTTGGAATTGTAAACTCCATTAGGGATCTGACGGGCGCAGCGAGGAAGCTAGGGCAGGCATTCGATACAGATTTTCGGGGAGGGGTCAACGAGCTGGCAGAGGCTCTAGAAGGAATTGACACTCTTCTAATTATTGACAATCTGGAGACGGTTGACGGCGAAGAGGTCATAGCACTCTATGAGCGACTTCCGGATAGTGTTAATTACCTATTCACGAGCCGGGTTGGAGTAGGGCAATTCGAGCGTCGCATCCCTCTTGGCCCCTTGAAAGAGAAGGACGCGTCGAGTCTATTCCGTCAATTCGCACGCTCTAGGGATGTCTCTCGACTGGTGCGTCTCGTCCCTGATACCGTCAAGGAAGTGGTCAAGAGGCTTAGATTCAGCCCGTTGGCTATTAGGTGGTATGTCCTCTCTGTAGAAGCC from Streptomyces sp. NBC_00878 harbors:
- a CDS encoding IS630 family transposase, which gives rise to MAEPVRARRLTDQEGQRLQQIVRRGRHESVRVRRALIIMASASGTPVAAIARLAAAHEDTVRDVIHAFNEKGLAALDPRWAGGRPRLISDDEREFIIATARTRPVTLGRPFTHWSLRKLTEYLARNRVRTVKVGRERLRQILREHGISFQRTRTWKESRDPDKDAKLDRIEHVTSRFLDRCFAFDQFGPLSIRPCHGSGWAGEKKPDRLPATYHRTHGIRYFHGCYSLGDDQLWGVTRRRKGGDHSLSALKSIRAARPDGAPVYVIMDNLSANKTPAIRTWARKNKVELCLTPTSASWANPIEAQFGPLRNFVMGNSNHPNHTVLSWKLQDYLRWRNANARHPDVLAAQRRERAKVRSERQQRWGRPRPKAA